ACCACGAGTGGTGAGACGGAAAATTTCATCATCTGCGGTTTCTAAACCTTGGGGGTCAAGAGGAAGCAGAGTTTGTACTACTGGACGTGAACTTACTAAAGAGACAAAGCGAGTGTAAATCAATTCGACGCGGTCTACGCTTTCTGATAGAAACAGGGAAAGCAATTCATTGGCAATATTGGAAGCTTCACCAGCAGTAGGGATTTGCTCTAAACCAGTGTAAATCGCATCAATTGGTTGATTACGACGTTGGAAATACTGTGTAGCTTTTCGTCCTACCAGTACTAACTTGTAATCTACGCCTTCTGCTTTGAGTTCCTTGATGCGAGTTTCGGCCCGTTTGATAACGTTAGTGTTGTAACCACCACAAAGACCGCGATCGCCTGAAATGACCAATATTCCTACTGACTTAACTTCCCGTTTTCTCAGTAAGGGTAGGTTAGCGTCTTCAAACCGGAGACGAGCTTGTAAACCGTAGAGTACTTGTGCCAAGCGGTCAGCGAAGGGGCGGGTGGCTAATACTTGCTCTTGGGCACGACGCACCCTTGCAGCAGCCACCAACCGCATGGCTTCTGTAATTTTTTTGGTATTTTTAACCGACTGAATGCGATCGCGTATTGCTTTGAGATTAGCCATAATCTTTATGAATTGGTAATTGGTAATTGGTAATTGATAATTGGTAATTGGGTAAAAGTTTTTGCTATTACCCATTACCCATTACCTTTTACCGATTTCCTATGCTGTTGCCAAGAAGGTCTTTTTATATTCGTTGATTGCTTCTTTCAAAGCTGCTTCTTCGCTGTCACCTAGTGCTTTTTGGGTTTGCACACCTTGGATATACTGTGGTTTGCTGGTCTTTAAGTATTCCCGCAGACCCTTAGCGAAGGTTGTGACTTTATCAACGGGAATATCGTCGAGATAACCGTTAATACCAGCATAAAGAATGGCTACTTGCTCATACACTGCCAAGGGCGAGTTTTGAGGCTGTTTGAGAAGTTCCCGTAAACGCTGACCTCGTGCCAACTGGTCTTGGGTTGCTTTGTCAAGGTCAGAAGCAAATTGAGCGAAAGCTTGTAATTCGTCAAACTGAGCCAACTCTAGCTTTAACTTACCAGCAACTTTCTTCATTGCCTTAGTTTGAGCGGCAGAACCCACGCGGGATACAGAAATACCAGGGTTAATAGCAGGACGAATACCAGCGTTGAACAAGTCAGAAGATAAGAATATCTGACCGTCAGTGATGGAAATCACGTTGGTGGGGATGTAAGCAGATACGTCACCTGCTTGGGTTTCGATAATTGGTAGGGCTGTCATACTGCCTTTACCCAATTCGTCACTCAGTTTAGCTGCCCGTTCCAACAAGCGGGAGTGGAGGTAGAAAACATCTCCAGGATACGCTTCCCGTCCGGGTGGACGACGCAACAGCAAGGACATTTGACGATAAGCTGCGGCTTGCTTGGAGAGGTCATCGTAAATTACTAGGGTCGCTTTGCCTTTGTACATAAAGTACTCAGCAATTGACGCACCAGTATAAGGAGCCAGGTATTGTAGGGACGCAGGGTCACTGGCGTTAGCAGCGACAACGACGGTGTAGTCTAGCGCGCCTTTGTCTTGTAATGTTTGGATGACGTTGGCGACAGTAGAAGCTTTTTGACCAACTGCCACGTAAACACAAATTACATCTTCTTCTTTCTGGTTAATGATAGTGTCGATCGCGATCGCTGTTTTCCCAGTCTGACGGTCGCCAATAATCAATTCCCGCTGACCACGACCAATGGGAATCATCGCGTCGATAGCAGTGATACCAGTTTGCATTGGTTCGTGTACAGACCGACGAGCAACGATACCAGGTGCAGGAGATTCAAGCAAACGGCTTTCTGCTGTCTTAATTTCACCTTTACCGTCAATTGGGCGACCCAAAGCATCGACAACGCGTCCAATCAAGGCTTCCCCTACAGGAACCTGAGCGATTTTGCCAGTAGCGGTGACGGTGCTGCCTTCTTGAATTGAGTGACCTTCACCCATCAACACCGCACCAACGTTGTCTTCTTCTAAGTTGAGGGCGATGCCGACTGTACCATCTTCAAATTCTAACAATTCCCCAGCCATAGCCTTTTCTAGACCATAAACACGGGCAATACCGTCACCTACTTGTAAAACTGTACCAACGTTAGCAACTTTGACTTGTTGGTCGTATTGCTCGATTTGTTGCTGAATAATGCTGCTAATTTCGTCAGGTCTGATGCTAATTGCCATTTGTTTATCTTACTTTTTGGTGAGACAACAGGAGTTAAAAATAATTTTAGAATTTAGGTTTTAGATTTTAGATTACGAAGATTGATAGCTTATAAACTTGTTGCGGAGCAAGCAAAATAATTAGCATTTTTGAATCCAAAATCCAAAATCCAAAATCCAAAATTACTTTAGGCGCTTGTTAAGCGCAAAGACAGGCGACGCAGTTGACCCCGCAAACTAGCGTCGATTACCTGAGAACCTACTTTAATGATTACACCACCAATAATGTCAGGGTCGATTCTAGTTTCTAGTTCTACTTCGCGAGCATTGGTCATGGCGATGACCTTTTGTTTCACTGCTGAGGCTTGTGCTTCACTCAGAGGAACAGCAGAAACCACTTCTGCTAACACTGTTTGTTTGATCTGCCGCAAAAGCGCTAAATATTGTCGACAAACATCTTCCAACAACATAATGCGCCGTCTATCTACCAACAGCATTAAAAAATTACGGAAATAAGTGTTAGCACCTTCACCAAGAATCTGGTTGAGAACTGCTTTTCTATCCTCAACCTGGATAAAGGGGTTGTTAAGAAACTTTTGTAGCTCCTCACTGCTAGACAACAAGTTCAGCAAAGCCCGAATATCTTCGCCGAACTCTTCTGTCAAATTTCTGGACTGTGCTACCGACATCAAAGCCTCTGCATAAGGCAGGGCTATTTCTCCTAATCCTGCATTGCCTTTCATCTTTAGCCTCCCAGTAGCGCGATACTGCTATCAATCAAGCTTTGTTGAGCATCGTCGCCAATTCCACTGCGGAGTTCCGACTCGGCTTTTTGCAATGCCATTGCTACTACCCGTTGCCGTAGTTCGGCAAATGCTCGCTCTCTTTCTGTATCTAAATCGCGGGCGGCTGTTTCTTTCATTCGTTCCACTTCCTCTGCTGCCCGCGCTAAAATTGCTTCACGAGCTGAGCGAGCGTTTTCTTCGGCAGCTTTGCGAATTTGTTGCGCTTCTGCTTGTGCCTGAGTCAACTTTTGTTGGGCGTCGGAAAGTTGGGCTGCTGCTTCTTTGGCACGCTCTTCTGCTTCCCGAATTGTAGTTTCAATATTTGAGCGTCGCTCGCTGAGGGTGTTACTGATAACTTTACGCCCAAAGTAAAATAAAACACCAATTAGAATTGCCAGGTTAATTATATTGGTTTCAAGAATATTGAAGTCTAGACCAAAACCGCCTGGCGATTCTGCTTCTGCCGCCTCTGTGGCTAATAATAAGACACTTCCTACAATACCCATCTACAACTGCGCTGCTCCCTTGCTAATCGTAAAGTTAGAACTTTCCCCAAAGGAAAAAAGTGCCCATATGTGACACTCAATTCAGCGCTCACCGGACAAAAGCCCCGCAGCGCATGTACTGTTTGGAACCGATCTTGTCAACTATCAACAATCACTTTATTTGACTAAAGAAGGCCCCAAGAGTTTTTCCAAAATCTGCCTGCTGAAGGCATCTACCTGTTGCTCTAAGGAACTTAAAGCTTCCTGCTTCTGCTGTTCTATTTCTTGAGCCACTTGTTCTCGTTGCGCCTGAGCTTCTTTTTGTGCTTCAGCGATTTTCTCGGCAGTAATTTTTTGAGCTTCAGCTTGAGCTTGGGCAATGACATTTTGAGATTGTCTGCGCGCTTCTGCTAGCTGTTGCTCATATTCCTTGGTTAATCGCTCGGCTTTAGCCAAGCGTTCCCGAGCTTCAAGGTTATTCGTTCGGATATAATTATCGCGATCGTCCAGTACCTTGGTCAATGGCTTGTAGAAAATCACATTTAAAACAGCTGCCAACAGCAGGAACTGCAATGCCATCAAGGGCAAGGTAGCATCGAAATCAAACATTTCTCTCCTTTTTGGCTGTAACAGCAGTTTTTGTGGCTAGCAATTTTGATTTACCTTTGATTCAAGGTAAATCTAGACTCAGAGACGTGATACCAAACTGGGATAATTTAGTATCATTTTGAGATTTTGCGAAAATCTCAAATCCAAAATTGGTATGAGTCATCACGTCTCCAAAAATCAAGGAAAAGTTTTAGAGATTAGGCAAATGGGTTAGCAAACAGTAATACCAACGCAATCACCAGACCATAAATTGTCAGTGATTCCATGAATGCCAATGTTAACAGCAGTGTACCGCGAATTTTTCCTTCTGCTTCTGGCTGACGGGCGATACCTTCTACTGCTTGACCTGCGGCATTACCTTGACCAATACCAGGACCAATCGCAGCTAAACCAATTGCTAAAGCAGCAGCAAGAACTGAAGCAGCAGAAATCAATGGATCCATGTTATTTTCCTTACCTTAAGTAAAAAACAAACGGTTTGCAATTTTGTTTCTTAGAGTTGAAACTGAATTTAATTTCCAGTCTCCAACATCTAAATCATTACATCAACTGAGGACTTCAACAGTTATCAGTTATCAGTTATCAATTTCATCGCTTGGGTGAAGGTACTTCTACCAATTGCTCAAAGGCGTTGGTCGCACTTTTTTACCCTCCAGCATAGGCATGATAACTGTACCCTACGGGAAGCCGCTTGCGCGCGTCTACACTGTTCACTGTTCACTGTATCTAGTGTTCCTCATGCTCTTCACCACCATGTCCCTCCATCGCCTCGTGAATATAAGCTCCTGCAAGGGTAGCAAAAACTAGGGCTTGAATGGCGCTGGTAAACAAGCCAAGAGCCATCACCGGCAGAGGAACAAATAGAGGGACTAATAGAACTAGTACCGCCACCACTAATTCATCCGCCAAAATGTTTCCAAAAAGACGGAAGCTTAGGGAAAGAGGTTTGGTGAAATCTTCTAGAATCGCGATTGGTAATAGAACCGGTGTTGGTTCGATATACTTTTTAAAGTAACCCAGACCGCGCTTGCTAAAACCAGCATAAAAGTAAGCTAAAGAAGTCAATAACGCCAGTGCTACTGTCGTATTGATGTCATTGGTTGGAGCCGCCAATTCACCAGATGGCAGTTTGATGAGCTTCCAAGGAATTAAAGCGCCCGACCAATTTGATACGAAAATAAACAGAAATAATGTGCCGATGAAAGGCACCCAAGGACGATACTCTTTCTCACCCAGCTGGTTTTTCGTCAAATCCCGAATAAATTCTAGGGCATATTCCATAAAATTCTGTATGCCACTAGGAATTCTTTGGACGTTGCGAGTAGCAGCAATTGAAGCCACTACTAAAATGGCAATCACAAACCAGGAGGTAAGAAAAACTTGTCCATGTAGTTTTAGATTACCCAACTGCCAGTAGAAATGATGTCCTACTTCTAATTCGGCAAGGGTGAAGGAATTGAAGAAGTTCAGAAAATTGAGCATTTTCTTCCCAAATCAACTAATTCTCCAATCTTAAGCTGGAGAACAGAAACTAGAAGCCTGGTGTGGATTTACTTAAGGCAAACTCACATTGAGCCTTTTTAAGGTTTTGGAATATTTGGCAAGCCAGAGATAAAAGCTTCTCTAACTACATAAAAGATGAGCGTGGCTTTATATGTCAGAAATCCCAAAAATATGGGCATGATTTGCAGTTCATTCCACCGGGATGCCAGCAGAATTATCACTACTAACAGGGCAAACCGATTTTTATTCAGTTGCCGCTTTTGTGGGCCTAAGCGCTCAACATCTTTTGCCAACATCCTCATGTAAAGCATACCCGTAAATGCCCCAAGAAGATAATTAAGGGCAATATTTAGGGAATAAAAAAACCACACAGAGATAAAAACAATCCCCGTCAAGACAAGCGTGATTAGCAAAAACTCTTGATAGAGTTTATAAAACTCTTGCATAGAGTTTACTGGTTCTGTGTCCTCAAAACCAGGCATTGAATCTTGTCGTGTTGTCGGTGTGGGATCAGTTGATTGATCAGACAAGCTCACGGGACTTGAAACCAGTACAGCTAATTATGTTGACTGCACATTCAGCCAGCTAAATCATATCACGAGCAGGTAACAATACTTTAGAAAAAAACAATTAACTTAGCCATTTATTTAGTTGTTGGTTGTTGGTTATTGATTTAAATGTTCCAAACAACAAACAACAAATAACAATCATCACCTCTAGATATTGTTCAGGTTGGTGTTAGCATGAGCAATTGGTCTTTTAGGAGCGATCGCACTTGCTTTAACTCTAGCTGTACATCATCCCGCAAAATTTCTGCGACTGTTTTGTTCCCCTCACAGGCTTGCAGAAATTTTAATTCGGCTGCCGATAAGTGTACGATTTGGTAGTCGTAATTGAATACACACTGGCTCGGAAACCCATCTATACAGGGATTACGCTCAGCAATTGCTGCCATTAAAGCACCATCGTTTGACCAGTCGGCTTTGGTGATGGGTAGACGACCAAGAAAAAATTCGTAGTGGGTGACTTCTGGGTCTAGCAATTCTATCAGACGGTAAAGTTGGCGATCGCTCAATTCACCTGCCCTGACCATCAATTCCGGTGCTTTGCCCAAAAGTCGCTCCAATTGCCAGAAACCAGGATTTGAGAAGCCGATAAACTCTAATCCGGAAGCGTCGATGAGTTCAAACAGCGTGTCTATATTGTAATCAATTTCTTGAGGATGGACATACATGTCAGCAAAGCATTCATCTCGCTGATTTTCCAAAGACCAGCGCTCTCTTTCTCGCTTGACAATTCTATTGTTTTCTGGTAGTGAGGCAAAGATCTGTCGCCCTACTTGGACACCATCACGATAGTCACCGCGTTTTTCACCTTGAATCAGGGCGATCGCTTTTTGCATGAGTTGAATTTCCCAGCGTCCTAGTTCCCCGTACACAAAAATATGCATTAAGCCGCCTGGAGCTAGTTTACTCGCTAAGGCTTGAATACCGCGAATCGGGTTGCTTAAGTGATGCAGTACCCCCACACAGTTAATGAAATCAAACTCACCTGAAAGGTGTGCCACATCGTAAAGACTGAGGTGATGGAACTCGACGCGATTTGCTCCTGAGCGTTTGCAGCGTTCTCTGGCGACATCCAAAGCACCAGCACTCAGATCAATTCCGACTACAGAAGCATGAGGGTTGAGGTGAACTAAATACTCTGTTCCTACTCCTGTACCACAACCAGCATCTAAAATGCGGATGTCTTGCCTTTTGGGTTTTTGCCCAGTGCAGAAGTTATAAGCGGCTAACCAATTCCAGCGCCAGTTGTAGCCAGGGGGTGGTTCATCCAACAACGGTTCTGGTGGAAAAGGATAGGTATCGTAGAGTTTCGCAACAGCAGTACTAACAGTTTGGGAGTCGGACATAACAAGCTTTCATGGCAGCATTTTTGAGTTTAACGCTTGTGGTTGTCAAATGCGATCGCCTACTGTTTACCAAAAACTTTAGTTCTTGGCTGATAGCAGAAGTCCACTAAAGTGGACTCAATGTAGCTTCTTAGTCTTGATATTCAGTCCGTTTCAACGGACTTAAGCTATTAGCTTGCAATTCCAATTGCAGGCGGACTTTCAAAAATTCGCTAACAATACTATTTCAAGCCACAAATGATTTTTAATCAATCAGAATTTGACCTGCGCTGCGAATGGGGAGATCACGGTGTCACTCAACTTGCTCCCATTAGCGATGTGGTTGTGATAGTTGATGTTTTGTCTTTTTCTACTTCTGTGGAAATTGCCACAAACAACGGCGCGATCATTTTTCCCTACGACTGGAAAGATGAGTCAGCACTTGATTATGCCAAATCTTTACAGGCGCAATTGGCAAGCGATCGCACTTCTCAAAATAGCTATTCTCTCTCACCTGCATCGCTAACAAAAATTCCAGCAGAAACTAAACTGGTTTTGCCATCACCTAATGGTTCTTCCCTGACTTTACAAACTGGTAAAACACCTACTTTAGCTGGATGCTTACGAAACTGCGAAGTGGTGGCTAAATTCGCTCAAAAATATGGTGCCAAAATAGCAGTTATTCCCGCAGGTGAAAGGTGGAGAGATGGTAATCTAAGACCTGCATTTGAAGATTTGATTGGTGCAGGGGGAATTCTTAGTTATCTCAATGGCAATTTATCACCGGAAGCAGAAATTGCTGTGTCAGCTTTTCATGCTGTTAAGAAGAATTTGTTAGCGTCTTTGAAAAAATCTAGTTCTGGCAAAGAATTAATTGCCCGTGGATTTGAATCAGATGTAGAAATCGCAGCCGCTTTCAACGTGAGTGATTGTGTACCTTTGTTTACGGGAAATGTCTATGTTAAACAATCGCTAGTTTTTAGTGAATAGTATAAAGGTCAATTTGATGGTAAATTTCTTCCTTGTCTCATCTGAACTCGTCAATTGACAATTGACCAAACAGAGGCAGAGGACAGAAGGGAGAAATTTATTTTCCCTCTGTCAAAAGGTTCACAAGTCCCTAAATTTATTATGGGGATTCTCCTTCTGCCTTCTGCCTCCTGCCTTCTAAAAAACTCATAGTCTCCTACAGACAAAATCTTGGTATTTTTGGGGTTTCGTTACCTACAGATACAAAACTTAGATTTTTTCTCAGAAAACCAAAACATCTACCTTCAAGATTTGATACATCAACGCTACAGTTTCTACATACTTCTTAATAAAGCCCCTGATAAATCCCAAAACGTTCTAATCTAAAAGCTGACTGGGTTAATTTTTTCTGGCAACTTAGCAGGCGACACAGGGGAAGCATGAAAATACCGATGTGTCAAGCCCTAAAGTGACCCAGACTTAACACATAAACGCATATGATGGGAGTTTTACAAATCCGATGAGTGTTAAGGCAAGTGGTGGAAGCTCAGTTGCGCGTCCGCAACTATATCAAACCCTAGCTGTATCAACAATTTCCCAAGCGGAGCAGCAAGACCGCTTTCTGGGAGCCGGGGAGCTAAATGAACTGGCAAACTATTTTGCATCTGGTGCAAAACGTTTAGAAATTGCCCAGACGCTCACGGACAATTCCGAAATTATTGTTTCTCGAGCTGCCAACCGAATTTTTGTTGGTGGTTCGCCAATGGCTTTTTTGGAAAAACCCAGAGAGCCAGAATTGGCGATGGCGGTAGCAGCAGCTGCATCTACCTCGGATGTTAGAGACGCAATGAAACTCGGAACTGTTACCTACGTGGAAACTCGGGGTGGGTTTCTAGAAAATTTACGTTCCATTTTTAACTCTTCACCTAGTGGGCCAGTCCCACCAGGTTTC
Above is a genomic segment from Fischerella sp. JS2 containing:
- a CDS encoding 2-phosphosulfolactate phosphatase, with amino-acid sequence MIFNQSEFDLRCEWGDHGVTQLAPISDVVVIVDVLSFSTSVEIATNNGAIIFPYDWKDESALDYAKSLQAQLASDRTSQNSYSLSPASLTKIPAETKLVLPSPNGSSLTLQTGKTPTLAGCLRNCEVVAKFAQKYGAKIAVIPAGERWRDGNLRPAFEDLIGAGGILSYLNGNLSPEAEIAVSAFHAVKKNLLASLKKSSSGKELIARGFESDVEIAAAFNVSDCVPLFTGNVYVKQSLVFSE
- the atpA gene encoding F0F1 ATP synthase subunit alpha; translation: MAISIRPDEISSIIQQQIEQYDQQVKVANVGTVLQVGDGIARVYGLEKAMAGELLEFEDGTVGIALNLEEDNVGAVLMGEGHSIQEGSTVTATGKIAQVPVGEALIGRVVDALGRPIDGKGEIKTAESRLLESPAPGIVARRSVHEPMQTGITAIDAMIPIGRGQRELIIGDRQTGKTAIAIDTIINQKEEDVICVYVAVGQKASTVANVIQTLQDKGALDYTVVVAANASDPASLQYLAPYTGASIAEYFMYKGKATLVIYDDLSKQAAAYRQMSLLLRRPPGREAYPGDVFYLHSRLLERAAKLSDELGKGSMTALPIIETQAGDVSAYIPTNVISITDGQIFLSSDLFNAGIRPAINPGISVSRVGSAAQTKAMKKVAGKLKLELAQFDELQAFAQFASDLDKATQDQLARGQRLRELLKQPQNSPLAVYEQVAILYAGINGYLDDIPVDKVTTFAKGLREYLKTSKPQYIQGVQTQKALGDSEEAALKEAINEYKKTFLATA
- the atpH gene encoding ATP synthase F1 subunit delta produces the protein MKGNAGLGEIALPYAEALMSVAQSRNLTEEFGEDIRALLNLLSSSEELQKFLNNPFIQVEDRKAVLNQILGEGANTYFRNFLMLLVDRRRIMLLEDVCRQYLALLRQIKQTVLAEVVSAVPLSEAQASAVKQKVIAMTNAREVELETRIDPDIIGGVIIKVGSQVIDASLRGQLRRLSLRLTSA
- the atpE gene encoding ATP synthase F0 subunit C; translation: MDPLISAASVLAAALAIGLAAIGPGIGQGNAAGQAVEGIARQPEAEGKIRGTLLLTLAFMESLTIYGLVIALVLLFANPFA
- the atpB gene encoding F0F1 ATP synthase subunit A, which produces MLNFLNFFNSFTLAELEVGHHFYWQLGNLKLHGQVFLTSWFVIAILVVASIAATRNVQRIPSGIQNFMEYALEFIRDLTKNQLGEKEYRPWVPFIGTLFLFIFVSNWSGALIPWKLIKLPSGELAAPTNDINTTVALALLTSLAYFYAGFSKRGLGYFKKYIEPTPVLLPIAILEDFTKPLSLSFRLFGNILADELVVAVLVLLVPLFVPLPVMALGLFTSAIQALVFATLAGAYIHEAMEGHGGEEHEEH
- a CDS encoding F0F1 ATP synthase subunit B, which translates into the protein MGIVGSVLLLATEAAEAESPGGFGLDFNILETNIINLAILIGVLFYFGRKVISNTLSERRSNIETTIREAEERAKEAAAQLSDAQQKLTQAQAEAQQIRKAAEENARSAREAILARAAEEVERMKETAARDLDTERERAFAELRQRVVAMALQKAESELRSGIGDDAQQSLIDSSIALLGG
- a CDS encoding class I SAM-dependent methyltransferase; its protein translation is MSDSQTVSTAVAKLYDTYPFPPEPLLDEPPPGYNWRWNWLAAYNFCTGQKPKRQDIRILDAGCGTGVGTEYLVHLNPHASVVGIDLSAGALDVARERCKRSGANRVEFHHLSLYDVAHLSGEFDFINCVGVLHHLSNPIRGIQALASKLAPGGLMHIFVYGELGRWEIQLMQKAIALIQGEKRGDYRDGVQVGRQIFASLPENNRIVKRERERWSLENQRDECFADMYVHPQEIDYNIDTLFELIDASGLEFIGFSNPGFWQLERLLGKAPELMVRAGELSDRQLYRLIELLDPEVTHYEFFLGRLPITKADWSNDGALMAAIAERNPCIDGFPSQCVFNYDYQIVHLSAAELKFLQACEGNKTVAEILRDDVQLELKQVRSLLKDQLLMLTPT
- a CDS encoding ATP synthase subunit I — translated: MSLSDQSTDPTPTTRQDSMPGFEDTEPVNSMQEFYKLYQEFLLITLVLTGIVFISVWFFYSLNIALNYLLGAFTGMLYMRMLAKDVERLGPQKRQLNKNRFALLVVIILLASRWNELQIMPIFLGFLTYKATLIFYVVREAFISGLPNIPKP
- a CDS encoding F0F1 ATP synthase subunit B', translating into MFDFDATLPLMALQFLLLAAVLNVIFYKPLTKVLDDRDNYIRTNNLEARERLAKAERLTKEYEQQLAEARRQSQNVIAQAQAEAQKITAEKIAEAQKEAQAQREQVAQEIEQQKQEALSSLEQQVDAFSRQILEKLLGPSLVK
- a CDS encoding F0F1 ATP synthase subunit gamma yields the protein MANLKAIRDRIQSVKNTKKITEAMRLVAAARVRRAQEQVLATRPFADRLAQVLYGLQARLRFEDANLPLLRKREVKSVGILVISGDRGLCGGYNTNVIKRAETRIKELKAEGVDYKLVLVGRKATQYFQRRNQPIDAIYTGLEQIPTAGEASNIANELLSLFLSESVDRVELIYTRFVSLVSSRPVVQTLLPLDPQGLETADDEIFRLTTRGGQFEVERQKVTTQTRPLPRDMIFEQDPTQILDSLLSLYLTNQLLRALQESSASELAARMTAMSNASDNAGELINNLTLSYNKARQAAITQEILEVVGGAEALT